One window of Watersipora subatra chromosome 3, tzWatSuba1.1, whole genome shotgun sequence genomic DNA carries:
- the LOC137391828 gene encoding sulfotransferase 1B1-like: MDDRAIPVHPRGGTVRKQFFTSDDGSVQVPASFIDEAGLSEVREAYNTYKWREEDILLASYPKTGTHFVWEILTMLLKGSSTVTQDSKNLSSIDIFPVTKMDEVYPSPRVLNTHYRLDVLPSQFRNRKTVLVLRNPKDVCVSFYHQDKNMVKLNLDGWDSSPLSTYLRMFLLSKDMPAGNYFDYAQYMWSLRHDPNKHLVFYEDLIMDPVGEIEKLNKFMGTQRPAELIQQIADATNFSKMKQDKVHCHQSKPLQDLVGADGKMLEKAMGLLFRKGKIGDWKNHFTVAENDMFDSFLQQWTAGHDIPFKYE, encoded by the exons ATGGATGATAGAGCAATACCTGTGCATCCTAGAGGAGGAACAGTGAGAAAACAGTTTTTCACCAGTGATGATGGTTCTGTGCAGGTTCCTGCTTCATTTATCGATGAAGCTGGCTTATCAGAAGTACGTGAAGCTTATAACACTTACAAATGGAGGGAAGAGGATATTCTTTTAGCCTCGTATCCCAAGACTG GTACTCACTTTGTCTGGGAAATTCTGACAATGCTGCTCAAAGGTTCTTCTACGGTAACTCAAGATTCTAAGAATCTTAGTTCCATAGATATATTTCCAGTTACCAAGATGGATGAAGTCTATCCATCTCCGCGGGTGCTCAACACTCATTACAGACTAGATGTTTTGCCTTCGCAGTTTCGCAACAGGAAAACGGTGTTAG TCTTACGGAATCCCAAGGATGTCTGTGTCTCCTTTTACCATCAAGATAAAAATATG GTAAAGTTAAATCTGGATGGTTGGGACTCCTCCCCTTTGTCAACTTATCTTCGGATGTTTCTTTTAAGTAAAGATATGCCTGCTGGCAATTACTTTGACTATGCCCAGTACATGTGGTCTCTTCGACATGATCCAAATAAACACCTTGTCTTTTATGAGGATTTGATTATG GATCCTGTTGGCGAGATAGAGAAGTTGAATAAGTTCATGGGAACACAAAGACCAGCAGAGCTCATACAGCAAATCGCTGATGCTACCAACTTCAGCAAAATGAAGCAGGACAAAGTTCACTGCCATCAGAGTAAACCATTGCAGGATCTG GTAGGAGCTGATGGGAAAATGCTTGAAAAAGCTATGGGTCTGCTCTTTAGAAAGG GGAAGATTGGTGACTGGAAAAATCACTTCACAGTTGCTGAAAATGACATGTTTGACTCATTTCTTCAACAGTGGACAGCAGGGCATGACATTCCATTTAAATATGAGTGA
- the LOC137391824 gene encoding serine/threonine-protein kinase Nek11-like, which translates to MSLPKKMPRPTPAKSAQAVPDDKKRVVVNRYRVEKKLGSGNFGTAYLVKDLKAKTPSDEMKVLKQIPCGDLQPDETVDAMHEAKLLSRLDNVGIVKFHDSFMDGEFFCIVTEYCEGGDLDDYVVRMKKRGQTISEKQVMDWTVELLLAVHYMHCRRVLHRDLKARNIFLKDNHIKIGDFGISRILMGSADMATTFTGTPYYMSPEVLKHEGYNSKSDVWSIGCILFELCAQKHAFEGRGLMGVMYKIVEGECPKLPEKYSANLSNLLKMILTKEADKRPSASEVLKTEFVARHLEKVNMVPDNSSQADAEAYALDVTLKKKHHFKDVKGKPEEDKLKHLTPRERMRLRKQQEADKKANELAEAARMNLHGNLTRKQHLQEQNKQQDPAPWTGTVRREKTFAMPQDSTQLPVYSSFRPKTAPVVHEESASSESEGENERTVVTRVMHRTLPPNTTVLLKTSRLLSNQGNLDDRPITPMKDRMVYDVRNSSLDFRDGVPEDPRVADTYYSQFDEFEEDKDASRESIDAEDNHQNNEEGVEDSENEETENEPFDWQEHTVIGNPESEGTLIGAVGAVGDRTLTGHPSGGTLIGGHLAKTLTADRGEATFQGQTLTGEEEELIEHMENHLYTQQHCDDDNYNEETIALADDTVAGAFGPTARSIKIKNLRRNGETKLGKEPFKKAYDFLKKMRYGDDGASSTVDEDHIMSKLRQITPNVAECFIIDQLLFLEKQADIDRLS; encoded by the exons ATGAGCTTACCTAAAAAAATGCCTCGGCCTACGCCGGCCAAATCTGCTCAAGCTGTTCCAGATGACAAAAAACGAGTGGTAGTAAATAGATATCGAGTTGAGAAGAAACTTGGCAGTGGAAACTTTGGTACTGCATATCTTGTCAAAGACCTTAAAGCCAAGACTCCAAGCGATGAGAT GAAAGTGCTCAAACAAATTCCATGCGGAGACCTACAACCAGATGAAACGGTAGATGCAATGCATGAGGCCAAACTGCTTTCTCGGCTTGATAATGTTGGCATTGTCAAGTTCCATGACAGCTTTATGGATGGCGAGTTTTTCTGTATCGTTACAGAATATTGTGAG gGAGGAGATCTGGATGATTATGTTGTCCGAATGAAAAAGCGGGGCCAAACAATATCAGAGAAACAGGTAATGGATTGGACAGTGGAGCTGTTGTTAGCGGTGCATTACATGCATTGTCGAAGAGTATTGCATCGTGACCTGAAAGCTAG AAACATCTTTTTAAAGGACAACCATATAAAGATTGGAGACTTTGGCATTTCACGCATATTGATGGGATCAGCTGATATGGCAACTACCTTTACTGGAACGCCATATTACATGAGCCCTGAGGTTCTTAAACATGAAGGATACAATTCCAAATCAGACGTGTG gTCAATTGGTTGTATCCTATTTGAGCTTTGTGCTCAGAAGCATGCTTTTGAAGGTCGCGGCCTCATGGGAGTCATGTACAAAATTGTTGAAGGAGAATGCCCTAAACTTCCAGAAAAATACAGTGCTAACTTGAGTAACCtgctaaaaat GATCCTTACTAAGGAAGCAGATAAAAGGCCATCTGCTTCAGAGGTGCTTAAGACAGAATTTGTTGCTCGCCATCTAGAG AAAGTGAATATGGTACCAGACAATTCGAGTCAAGCTGATGCAGAAGCGTATGCCTTAGATGTGACACTTAAGAAAAAGCATCATTTTAAAGATGTGAAGGGAAAGCCTGAGGAAGACAAGCTCAAACATTTGACGCCGAGAGAACGAATGCGCCTCAGGAAGCAACAGGAGGCTGACAAGAAGGCCAATGAGCTGGC TGAAGCCGCTAGAATGAATCTCCATGGCAACCTGACTCGCAAGCAGCATCTGCAAGAGCAGAACAAACAGCAGGAT CCAGCACCTTGGACCGGAACTGTACGCAGGGAAAAAACCTTTGCTATGCCCCAGGATTCGACCCAACTTCCGGTTTACTCTTCCTTCCGTCCAAAGACAGCTCCAG TTGTACATGAAGAATCGGCATCTTCAGAGAGTGAAGGCGAGAATGAGCGAACAGTAGTTACTAGAGTAATGCACCGCACTCTTCCTCCCAACACTACAGTTTTGTTAAAAACAAGTCGGCTGCTCAGTAACCAGGGTAACCTTGATGACAGACCTATCACACCGATGAAGGACCGAATGGTCTACGACGTGAGAAACTCTTCTCTAGACTTTCGAGATG GTGTGCCTGAAGACCCTCGGGTGGCTGATACGTACTACTCCCAGTTTGACGAGTTTGAAGAAGACAAGGATGCATCTCGGGAAAGCATTGACGCGGAAGACAATCATCAAAACAATGAGGAG GGTGTTGAAGACAGTGAGAACGAGGAAACTGAGAATGAGCCATTTGACTGGCAGGAGCACACTGTAATTGGTAACCCTGAATCAGAAGGCACCCTTATTGGTGCAGTGGGAGCTGTAGGAGATCGTACGCTCACAGGTCATCCTTCCGGTGGTACCCTAATTGGTGGCCATCTCGCTAAAACACTCACTGCTGACCGAGGGGAAGCAACCTTTCAAGGACAGACTTTAACCGGAGAAGAGGAAGAACTTATAGAGCACATGGAAAACCACCTATATACTCAGCAACACTGTGATGATGATAACTACAACG AAGAGACAATTGCTCTGGCTGATGACACAGTGGCCGGCGCTTTTGGGCCAACTGCCAGATCTATCAAGATTAAAAATCTACGGCG AAATGGAGAGACTAAGCTGGGTAAAGAACCTTTCAAAAAAGCATATGACTTCCTGAAAAAGATGCGATATGGAGATGACGGGGCTTCCTCAACCGTTGATGAAGACCATATAATGAGCAAGCTTCGACAAATAACTCCCAATGTTGCTGAATGTTTTATTATCGACCAGCTTCTATTTCTTGAGAAGCAGGCAGACATAGACAGGCTAAGCTGA